Genomic segment of Nitrososphaerota archaeon:
AATGATGATATAGAATTTATTAAGAAAACTGAAGAAATTGCTAAAAAATGTGGATATAAACCAATAGAGCTATGTTGGATGACTTGGCTCATTCAATATGAAGGAAAAGTAATGAGAATAGAAAAATATTCAAATATTCTTTCAAAGATTTAAAGTATTTCTAAAAGGAATCAACAGTATTTTTTTTAATAAATTCATTTTTATTTCTTTAAATTCAAAATATATATAAGGTTAATTGATTAATAAAACTATTGATGAATGAAAAAGAAAAATTAGTCAGAATCAAAAGCATTGAACTTAAAGAGCTTGAAGAACTTGAGCCGCTTTTAGTCAAGAACCCTGATTTAATTGAGGAAGGAATGAAAGTGTTAGCAAGACAATTACAGACAGATATTGGACGCTTAGATATTCTAGCAGTAGATAGCGAAGGAGCTTTGGTAATTATAGAATTAAAAGATGAAATTGATGATGAACAACTCAACCAAGGAATAAGATATTATGATTGGGCTGTAAGAAATTTAGCATGGTTAGCAAGTGTATATAAAAATGTTGACCCTAAAAAATCTCCAAGATTAATCCTTATAGCACCTGGTTTTTCAGAGAATTTAAAGATAATTGCTAAATACACTATATTGAATTCTGAGGATTTGCTAGAATTAAAGGAGTATCATGCTTTCGAGCTCCCAAATGGACAACGTGCAATTTATTTTTCCTCTTTGGAAATTGGTGAAATACCAGAGCGTCCAGAAATACCTACAATAGAAGATAAAGAGCAATATATCGAATCAGAAGAAGTAAAGCAACTATTTCGTAAGTCAATTGAAATTCTTAAAGAGAATGGAATAGAAGTTAAGCCTATTCATGGAAGACGGATTTCTTTATGGTATAAAGAGAAAAGATTTGCTTATATTGCAACTAGACGCAATTGGTTTTTATGTAAAGTTGAGAAGCTTGATGGTTCATGGACCGAGCTCTTTAGAATAACAAATCAAGAAGAATGGAATAAAGTATTTCAAGAATATATTCTGCCTGCTATAAGAGCAATAGAACAGAAATGAAGAAAGAAGAACAAGCAGTATTCTCCTAAAAACTATTTAGAATTAAATTTGAAAAGATTCTTAATTTTAAAAAATAATAAAATAACTATTCCTTAAAATATATATTTCTCTATTAATTGATATTATATTAGATTTCAAATGTTCATATTAAGTGATAATGTTAAAAATAGGATTAAGGATTTCTTAGATGGTTTTGAAAAATGGTTAAAAACTGAAGAAGGCCAAGAGACTTTACGGGAAGAGAAGAAAAAGAAAAGAGATTAAAGAATTTACTTGATTTAACAAACTTTGATAAATTTACTGAGTTTGAATATAAAGAAGTCATAACATTATTATTGCTTCACTTTCATATTAAGAATTGGTGCTAGAATAGCTGTTGCAAAATGTTCCAATCTAATTCTTTCAATAGAATCTTCTATTTCTTTAAATTTAAAAGTACATTTTTGAATATAATTTGATATTTCATTTTCATTTTTAAAATTATGTTTTTCTTTTAAAG
This window contains:
- a CDS encoding endonuclease NucS codes for the protein MNEKEKLVRIKSIELKELEELEPLLVKNPDLIEEGMKVLARQLQTDIGRLDILAVDSEGALVIIELKDEIDDEQLNQGIRYYDWAVRNLAWLASVYKNVDPKKSPRLILIAPGFSENLKIIAKYTILNSEDLLELKEYHAFELPNGQRAIYFSSLEIGEIPERPEIPTIEDKEQYIESEEVKQLFRKSIEILKENGIEVKPIHGRRISLWYKEKRFAYIATRRNWFLCKVEKLDGSWTELFRITNQEEWNKVFQEYILPAIRAIEQK